One genomic window of Nakamurella panacisegetis includes the following:
- a CDS encoding diacylglycerol/lipid kinase family protein — MRAMMIVNPHATATTERRRDLLAHALAAEVRLVVAQTDHRGHAAELAAKAVSGGAELIVVHGGDGTVNEVVNGIMTAGAGRDAPMIAVVPGGSTNVFARAMGIDQDPVLATEQILEALIVRQHPRTISLGRVDDRYFTFNAGMGLDAEVVAAVESRRATGRAISNALHVRKAISEYFRTDRRHPRLTLTIDGVPAPTPAHLVFVSNVDPWTYFEGRAVRTNPGTSADRGLGVFALTSLRLPTVLRVSSQLLRTDGDPSSRHLLRKDDVNSITVSCSEPVALQVDGDYLGLRTGATFTSVPGALRVLTGAPVRLHDEMSGS, encoded by the coding sequence ATGCGCGCCATGATGATCGTCAACCCACACGCGACCGCGACCACTGAACGCCGTCGCGATCTGCTCGCGCACGCCCTTGCGGCCGAGGTCAGGTTGGTGGTGGCCCAGACCGATCACCGCGGCCACGCGGCCGAACTGGCCGCCAAGGCCGTGTCCGGGGGGGCCGAACTGATCGTGGTGCACGGCGGCGACGGCACGGTGAACGAGGTCGTCAACGGCATCATGACCGCCGGCGCCGGTCGCGATGCCCCGATGATCGCCGTCGTGCCGGGCGGCTCGACGAATGTCTTCGCACGCGCGATGGGCATCGACCAGGACCCGGTGCTGGCCACCGAACAGATCCTGGAGGCCCTGATCGTCCGGCAGCACCCGCGCACCATCTCCCTCGGGCGGGTCGACGATCGGTACTTCACGTTCAACGCCGGGATGGGTCTGGACGCCGAGGTGGTCGCGGCGGTGGAGAGCCGGCGGGCCACCGGTCGGGCAATCTCGAACGCCCTGCACGTCCGCAAGGCGATCAGCGAGTATTTCAGGACCGACCGTCGTCATCCCCGGCTGACCCTGACCATCGACGGCGTCCCGGCCCCCACCCCGGCCCACCTGGTCTTCGTGTCGAACGTCGACCCGTGGACCTACTTCGAAGGCCGCGCGGTCCGCACCAACCCCGGAACGTCAGCCGATCGGGGTCTCGGCGTCTTCGCTCTGACCAGCCTGCGCCTTCCGACGGTGTTGCGGGTGTCCAGCCAGCTGCTGCGGACCGATGGCGATCCGTCATCGCGTCATCTTCTCCGGAAAGATGACGTGAATTCCATCACAGTCTCCTGTTCCGAGCCCGTGGCCCTGCAAGTGGACGGCGACTATCTGGGTCTGCGGACCGGAGCCACGTTCACATCGGTCCCCGGAGCCTTACGGGTCCTCACCGGCGCGCCCGTCCGTCTCCACGACGAAATGTCCGGGTCTTAA
- a CDS encoding WhiB family transcriptional regulator, whose product MDWRHRAICRDEDPELFFPVGNSGPALLQIAEAKAVCQRCPVTSECLAWALETGQDAGVWGAMSEDERRALKRRRARARARSL is encoded by the coding sequence ATGGACTGGCGCCACCGCGCAATCTGCCGCGACGAAGATCCGGAGCTGTTCTTCCCGGTCGGGAACTCCGGACCAGCGCTCCTGCAGATCGCCGAAGCCAAGGCCGTCTGCCAGCGCTGCCCCGTCACGAGTGAGTGCCTCGCCTGGGCTCTGGAGACCGGCCAGGATGCCGGCGTCTGGGGTGCCATGAGCGAGGACGAGCGTCGCGCGCTCAAGCGTCGCCGGGCCAGGGCCCGCGCCCGCAGCCTGTAG
- a CDS encoding GNAT family N-acetyltransferase: protein MPDPRIRPATPADVDKIVELVYELAEYEKLVEQCHLTAELLHTSLFGPAPAVFGHVAEAGGEIVGYTLHFLNYSTWEGVHGIYLEDLYVQPDRRGTGLGKALLVNLAEIAVANGYARVEWSVLDWNAPSIAFYESLGATGMDGWTVFRLTGPDLARTGKGIG, encoded by the coding sequence ATGCCTGATCCCCGGATCCGCCCGGCCACCCCGGCCGATGTCGACAAGATCGTCGAGCTGGTCTACGAACTGGCGGAGTACGAGAAGCTGGTCGAGCAGTGCCACCTGACCGCCGAACTGCTGCACACCTCGCTGTTCGGCCCGGCGCCGGCCGTGTTCGGGCACGTGGCCGAAGCCGGCGGCGAGATCGTCGGCTACACCCTGCACTTCCTGAACTACTCGACCTGGGAGGGCGTGCACGGGATCTACCTGGAGGACCTGTACGTCCAGCCCGACCGGCGCGGCACCGGACTGGGCAAGGCGCTCCTGGTCAACCTGGCCGAGATCGCCGTGGCGAACGGCTATGCCCGGGTCGAGTGGTCGGTGCTGGACTGGAACGCCCCGTCCATCGCCTTCTACGAATCATTGGGCGCGACCGGGATGGACGGATGGACGGTGTTCCGGCTCACCGGTCCGGATCTGGCCCGAACAGGGAAGGGAATCGGCTGA